In Fragaria vesca subsp. vesca linkage group LG5, FraVesHawaii_1.0, whole genome shotgun sequence, the genomic stretch AATATTTTGTGCTATCAATGTTCTATTCTACCTATTCTTTTCAATGTTTTTTAATGTTAATATTTTGTTGTATTTCAATTGTAATGCTTGGAACCCTCGATAACCTAAAATATTATCTAGTAACTCTTGATATTAGAACCACATGATCATATATTATTATATTGGCGTACATGAATTTAAACTTGTGAACATCTAATGTCTCACTTTATAATATGTGTTTTTGGTTTACGTACTATGCGTGTTGTTAAGTTAATATAATTTTTTTTGTTACCTATGTTTATGTATTTCAATCAAATATTATAAAGGTATGCATCGAAATTAGATAGATGAACACTCAACTTATAATCGGTGTCATTATGTGTTTGTCATTGCATCTTTATTTTTTGTTCATTTCCTATAACTCTGTAAGTATTAAGAAATCTACATAAGTCATTCATATGAAATCTGTAGATTTCAGAAATCAGTGAAAGTCTGTGATTAAAAATCGATGGTTTTAAGAAATCAGTGAAAGTCTATGAACTTTTTAAAGAGTCTGTAGACTTTTCAAAAAGTCAATTGATTAAAATAAGTCTGTATGAATCCAAATGCAATACACCCCCTCATTGTCAACTTTGTGTTTGCTTCTTCTCAATTTTGAGTCAATAACCCTGCTACTAACCGATGTTTACCTAGTGACATCTTGTAACAGAATAAGTTACTATATTTATTATTTACCCCTCACGAAGTTGTAGTTGATTATCCAATAAAGATCATGCATATAGTCATGTACAATGTAAGTATCTGAGTTTCACTTTAATAGTTGGTTATAAAGTGTGTTAGATCGATCTCTCAGTGAAAAATACTTTTCTCACCAACATTATGAATCACTTTTCATACTTTTCAGCAATTATGTTGTTGGTCTAATGAAAACATGTTATGCTGCAAGTGAGGCGGAAGCTGTAGAGGATCCTAGTCATAAGAGGGCTATGTTCGAACCCTAACTTCAACAACGATCGTACATATATTTTTCAGAGCTATTTTTCAAGTTTGTTTTTTGTTAAAATCGAAGTTCACATTTTCCTCTGTGTGAAAACAATTAGGTGAATTGTATGAAAAAATAAAGAATAAATAGATAAATAAAAAATACCAGCAAAGCGTTTTCTCTTTTCATCGTTTTGACTTAAATTAGATTTATTGGAATCAGACTCTGTACCTATAATAACTCTCTAAACATATAAAGAAAAAAAGATGTAGATGAGAAAGCTAAGAAGATATTGAGATAAAAAGAGAGCAGACCATGTAGCTCTTTTGATATTTCTATTTCAACACACACATAACAACAGATGGTTAGGTTTATATCCAAAGACTTTGAGATGCTGCTAGAACAAACTAAATCACACATACGGCTAGATGTTTCTCAGCCGCTAAGCACTTCAAGTAAGGTCAAAGAACTGTATAATACAAAACTCTAAGACCATAATAATTAACTATGAAGTAAAGCAACAAGATTCTAACAAGATTAGGGAGGAATCGCGGACTGGAAGTCAGACTTGATTCTTTGTTCTTCGTTCGTCTTCTTCCAAAATTGAAGGTTTGTCAGCATCTTCTTCTATGGTTCTTCATTTTCCTTGGTATAATTGTAAGTATCTATTTCAATTACTGTTCAATTGAAACACATTTTAGGGTCAAACAATTTCGAATCTTAGATGAGTTTAATTGTTTCAGGCTTTCAGCTGTGTTGCAATCTTAGAACTGGACGATCCGAAGAGGTAAGGTGTTGTGATTTACTGTTTTTGAGTTTCTCTGCAGTCTGAAGTTGGGTTTCTCTGGTCGTTTGTATTTGAGAGCTCAAAACTAGATTTACTTTACAACATCAACACTTTAATAGCTATTTCTCATCGTATTGATGTGCCTGCTTCAATTGCAGAGGCATTAAGAAATGGCAGAGCAAAACAAGGTGATCCTATACGGAACGTGGACTAGCCCCTATGTTAAGAGGGTGGAATTGGTCCTCAAAGTGAAGGGTATACCCTATGAGTATGTGGAAGAAGATCTGAGGAACAAAAGTCCAATGCTCCTCAAGTTGAATCCTATTCATAAGAAGGTTCCTGTGCTTGTCCACAATGGGAAAGCCATTACTGAGTCTCTTGTGATCATTGAATATATTGATGAAACCTGGAAAACTGGCCCTCGACTTCTACCACAAGATCCATACAAACGATCCCAAATTCGCTTCTGGGCTAGCTATGTACAGCAGGTGTCTGAGCCCATGGTAATGGTGCTCAAAACCATTGGAGAAGCACAAGAGAAAGCCATCAAGGAAGTGTCTGAGAAGGTAAAAGTACTTGAAGCTGGGCTCAAGGGTCTGTTCCCAGATGGCATTCCTTCAGTAGATGAGTACAGCAAAAATGTTACACTACTAGATTTGGTTATTCTCGCAGACTTGGGCGGCGGATATGAAGTTCAGGAAGAAGTCTTTGGCGTAAAGATTATCGACTCTGAGAAGACTCCACTCATTGTATCCTGCATAACAGCTTTGATTGAGCTCCCTGCGGTGAAAGAGTCGCAGATGCCTCGTGAAAAGGTTGTGGCCTTCCTCAAGTTCTTTAGAGAAAATGCCCTCAATTCTGCTTCAGCTTGATCCATTTGGTTTCATTGACCATGTACTATTGTGATTCAGTTTGCTTCTCATTGTCAACTTCATGTTTGTGTGCAATAACCCTACTACTTGGGGCTTTGGTAACCAATGTGTTACCTAGATTTGTATCCTATAATAGAGTAAAACTCCTTGTACCACACTTATTCCTTAAATTTCTCACGAAGTTGATAATCTAGTGGAGATCTTGTACAACATAGGTCTTCAACTTTTATATATCATTCAGGTGGTGAAAGTTTCAACCTATGTGATGCATTATGTTTCCGACTTTTCGTACAGTCATGGAAAAGTATAAGAAAAAACGAATTTTAAATGAAATAGACAGCCCAGCCCAACAATGTATCTGGGCCGTAGCCCACATTCCTTTTCATTACCTGTCAAGCTCTGATTCGTGTGCTGTCTGTACACCCCCATTGAGTCCCCCGTAGCCAATTATGAAACCCCCCCAAAACCCTACTTTAGCTCTCAGCTCTCTCTCCCTCTCCCTCACTCGCAATTTCACAAAAGACCAAGAGCGAGTTAGGGTTTTAGCCAAAACAAAAGCTTCACTGAAACCCAAAGATGGTGGCGGACAAAGGGAAGAAGCCCAAGCTTTCGGACAAGACCCAAGACGAGAACCCTGACCAAATCGACGAGAAGCTCGTGCTCTCCATCGAGAAGTTGCAGGAGGTCCAAGACGAGCTCGAAAAGGTTCCACCGTTATCCCCCAATTTACCAAGTTCTATCTCCCTTTCAGCTTTAATTCAGCTCAGGATTTGTTTTTCTTTCGAAATATCTACTCTGTTTCAGATATGGGTTTTTCTTGAAAAAGATATTTGGAATTGGGTTTGAATTTGATTGTTTTAGTCTCATGTATGAATTGCTTTGGGAAATTTTTACTGGGGTTGATGGGTTTTTTGCTGGAAAGATAAACCCATGAAGGATTTGAGTTGTGTTGGGAAAAAAATTTGAGCTTTAGTTTATTTATAGGCACATTCTTGGCTGCAATTGACTGTGTTATGCTTGTTTGAACTCTGGTGTAACAATTTGTTAATGTTTAGGTAGCCCGCAAAGCCGGGGTTAAAAGCTGTTTCCATGTTTGTTTATTTCTTACCTTAGATTTGGTTGCTGGGCTTTTGTCGATATAGATTACCCTAGTGCAAATTGACTAACCTTTGTTGGATTTTTCTTTTTCTTAATGTGAAGATCAATGAGGAAGCCAGTGATAAGGTCCTTGAAGTCGAGCAAAAGTACAATGAAGTTCGCAAGCCTGTTTATGATAAGCGAAATGATATCATCAAGGCCATTCCTGATTTTTGGTTAACTGCGGTCAGTGATCTGTCCTTGTGTTTGCGTTCATGAGAAGAATTTGTGAAACATAATATTTAGATTTATTAACTTTTTCCTTACTATGCAGTTTATGAGTCATCCCGCGCTTGGTGAACTTTTGACGGATGAGGATCAAAAGGTTTTGTTTCATCTTAATGAGTTGAAAACT encodes the following:
- the LOC101309256 gene encoding glutathione S-transferase U10-like isoform 2, producing the protein MAEQNKVILYGTWTSPYVKRVELVLKVKGIPYEYVEEDLRNKSPMLLKLNPIHKKVPVLVHNGKAITESLVIIEYIDETWKTGPRLLPQDPYKRSQIRFWASYVQQVSEPMVMVLKTIGEAQEKAIKEVSEKVKVLEAGLKGLFPDGIPSVDEYSKNVTLLDLVILADLGGGYEVQEEVFGVKIIDSEKTPLIVSCITALIELPAVKESQMPREKVVAFLKFFRENALNSASA